Proteins found in one Bremerella volcania genomic segment:
- a CDS encoding DEAD/DEAH box helicase yields MTSENFKSQRPKVVSLTCGGPRIGVKSFVFPEAPAWLQALEKKSPPKKEAANESTAEGESPRKPKAKRVTHIRPPGDVIKLEDRLYYLLQPSLESLVSSGAMEFPFEPFPYQFEGIAFLYPRHAAVMADEMGLGKTMQSISTMRMLLRAGEIRSVLLVCPKPLVSNWKREFNLWAPEIPISVIEGDSAKRSWLWRDNQTPVKIANYELLMRDQELVSEEGGLHFDLVVLDEAQRIKNTSSTTAEIAKGIPRTRSWALTGTPIENSTDDLVGVFEFLAPGLLTKGMNIKAMSSTAGEYIIRRTKDLVMTDMPPRLYRDAELYLSPAQQEAYEIAEKEGIVRLEDMGQELTVQHVFELVLRLKQICNFDPLTGESAKMDQLKADLEEVAASGKKAILFSQWTRTIQEIRKHVEPFGPLEYHGKVPHKQREGVIDQFKHDPSKHVILMSYGAGSVGLNLQFCEYVFLFDRWWNPAIEDQAINRAHRIGAAGAVTISRYLAVGTIEDRINKVLEEKRELFNSLFSETGEPAKVGFSKDEIFGLFDLRSPKGPIRFAA; encoded by the coding sequence ATCACGTCCGAGAACTTCAAGTCGCAGCGTCCCAAAGTGGTTTCGCTTACGTGTGGCGGACCTAGGATCGGCGTGAAGAGCTTCGTCTTTCCCGAGGCCCCGGCATGGCTCCAGGCACTCGAGAAGAAGTCGCCTCCCAAGAAGGAAGCCGCTAATGAGTCAACCGCCGAAGGGGAATCGCCACGCAAGCCGAAGGCCAAGCGGGTAACTCATATTCGCCCGCCTGGGGATGTCATCAAGCTTGAGGACCGGCTGTACTATCTGCTTCAGCCGTCGCTCGAATCGTTGGTATCAAGCGGCGCGATGGAGTTTCCGTTCGAGCCGTTTCCGTACCAATTCGAGGGGATCGCGTTTCTCTATCCGCGGCATGCGGCCGTCATGGCCGACGAGATGGGGCTCGGCAAGACGATGCAATCGATCAGCACGATGCGAATGCTGCTTCGCGCGGGAGAGATTCGCAGTGTGCTGTTGGTCTGTCCCAAACCGCTGGTATCCAACTGGAAACGCGAGTTCAACCTGTGGGCACCTGAGATTCCGATCAGCGTGATTGAAGGGGACTCGGCCAAGCGAAGCTGGCTTTGGCGAGACAATCAAACCCCGGTGAAGATCGCCAACTACGAGCTGCTGATGCGCGATCAGGAACTGGTCAGCGAAGAAGGGGGGCTCCACTTCGACCTGGTCGTGCTGGACGAAGCCCAACGCATCAAGAACACCAGCAGCACGACGGCCGAGATCGCCAAAGGGATTCCCCGCACACGAAGCTGGGCCCTGACCGGGACGCCGATCGAAAACAGCACGGACGACCTGGTGGGTGTGTTCGAGTTCCTCGCCCCAGGGCTGCTGACCAAGGGGATGAACATCAAGGCCATGAGTTCCACGGCCGGCGAGTACATCATTCGCCGCACCAAAGATCTGGTAATGACCGACATGCCGCCGCGGCTCTATCGCGATGCGGAACTCTATCTTTCGCCGGCTCAGCAGGAAGCGTACGAAATCGCCGAGAAGGAAGGCATCGTTCGTCTGGAAGACATGGGGCAGGAACTGACCGTGCAGCACGTCTTCGAATTAGTTTTGCGGCTCAAGCAGATCTGCAATTTCGATCCGCTGACGGGCGAAAGCGCTAAGATGGATCAATTGAAAGCAGATCTGGAGGAAGTCGCCGCCAGCGGTAAGAAGGCCATCCTGTTCAGCCAGTGGACGCGTACGATCCAAGAGATCCGCAAGCACGTCGAGCCGTTCGGCCCGCTCGAGTACCACGGCAAGGTCCCGCACAAACAGCGGGAAGGGGTGATCGATCAGTTCAAGCACGATCCTTCCAAGCACGTCATCTTGATGAGCTACGGGGCCGGCAGCGTGGGTTTGAACCTGCAGTTCTGCGAGTACGTGTTTCTGTTCGATCGCTGGTGGAACCCGGCGATTGAAGATCAGGCCATTAATCGGGCTCATCGCATCGGAGCCGCCGGCGCCGTCACCATCAGCCGCTATCTGGCCGTAGGAACGATCGAAGATCGCATCAACAAGGTACTGGAAGAAAAGAGAGAACTGTTCAACAGCTTGTTCAGCGAGACGGGTGAGCCTGCCAAAGTGGGCTTCTCGAAAGACGAAATCTTCGGGCTGTTTGACCTGCGAAGTCCCAAGGGGCCGATTCGCTTCGCGGCGTAG
- a CDS encoding flagellar basal body-associated FliL family protein: MVRLALASSVVLLLIAGCSSSEMDAAAQNEEKPALPPQEIAIGDYAFRAYDPAANTQTRFDFSLAGLVEPNDLAGLQAELEKKKIRIRDRVMIVSRESTIEELEDPDLIMFRRRLLMEMNRLIEDGQLSDIYVSHFRVKTR; the protein is encoded by the coding sequence ATGGTACGCCTTGCCTTGGCCAGCTCGGTCGTTCTATTGCTGATTGCCGGTTGCAGCAGCTCCGAGATGGACGCGGCGGCTCAGAATGAAGAGAAACCGGCTCTTCCACCGCAAGAGATTGCGATCGGCGATTATGCGTTTCGCGCCTACGATCCCGCCGCGAACACGCAAACGCGTTTTGACTTCTCGTTGGCCGGCCTGGTCGAGCCAAACGACCTGGCAGGGCTTCAAGCGGAGTTGGAAAAGAAGAAGATCCGGATTCGCGATCGCGTGATGATCGTCTCCCGTGAATCGACCATCGAAGAACTCGAAGACCCCGACTTGATCATGTTCCGTCGACGCCTGCTCATGGAAATGAATCGCCTGATCGAGGATGGTCAATTGAGCGATATCTACGTGAGCCACTTCCGGGTCAAGACGCGGTAG
- the scpB gene encoding SMC-Scp complex subunit ScpB, producing MQRLETILFLAKQPLTSRKLAQLANLADGTEARTLVRSLNKLYDAANRAFRVEELAGGYQLLTRGKFADWVRRVVGGDDPTRLSTPAMETLAIIAYRQPVLRADVEAIRGVNCGEIIRQLMDRDLVQIKGRSEELGRPFLYATSPAFLRTFGFRSLEDLPRKDEFRRFEAETDTSAASQVDDQKETSVTITLAPQSPAIDNDDLVAEGAATALLSPAQPSAQAPPIEDEEDELYEDDDGYDDEVPDEDEDEDDDEEDDYDEDWDEDFEDDEEFEDEDDLDESDDEENDWEEVEDDDDWEDEDDEEDDFDDDDEEDDWGDDEEE from the coding sequence ATGCAGCGGTTAGAGACCATTTTGTTCCTTGCCAAACAACCGCTAACTTCCCGTAAATTGGCCCAGCTTGCCAACTTGGCGGATGGAACCGAAGCCCGTACACTAGTGCGTTCCCTGAATAAGCTTTACGACGCGGCTAACCGAGCGTTCCGCGTGGAAGAGCTGGCTGGCGGTTACCAACTGCTGACTCGGGGAAAATTTGCCGACTGGGTTCGGCGAGTCGTTGGCGGAGACGACCCCACGCGGTTATCGACGCCGGCCATGGAAACGCTAGCGATCATCGCTTACCGACAACCGGTCCTGCGGGCCGACGTCGAGGCGATTCGCGGAGTAAACTGCGGCGAAATAATTCGTCAGTTAATGGATCGGGATTTAGTCCAGATCAAAGGAAGAAGCGAGGAACTGGGACGACCTTTCCTGTATGCGACTTCGCCCGCCTTCCTGCGAACGTTCGGATTTCGGTCCCTGGAAGATTTGCCCCGAAAAGATGAGTTTCGACGATTCGAAGCCGAGACCGACACGTCTGCGGCCAGTCAGGTTGACGATCAAAAGGAGACATCGGTGACGATCACACTTGCCCCACAAAGCCCTGCCATCGATAACGACGACCTGGTCGCCGAGGGAGCCGCCACGGCCCTCTTGAGCCCGGCACAGCCGTCGGCCCAAGCCCCTCCGATCGAAGACGAAGAAGACGAACTCTACGAAGACGACGACGGCTACGACGACGAAGTCCCCGATGAAGATGAAGACGAGGATGACGACGAAGAAGACGATTACGATGAGGACTGGGACGAAGACTTCGAAGACGATGAAGAGTTCGAAGACGAAGACGACCTTGACGAGTCGGACGACGAAGAGAACGACTGGGAAGAAGTCGAAGACGACGACGATTGGGAAGACGAAGACGACGAAGAAGACGACTTCGACGACGACGATGAAGAAGACGACTGGGGCGACGACGAAGAGGAGTAA
- the hpnH gene encoding adenosyl-hopene transferase HpnH has product MSVPISQMWTVASYVLKQKLLGRKRYPLVLMLEPLFRCNLACAGCGKIQFPVEILRKQLTPEQCFQAVDECGAPIVSIPGGEPLLHPQMPEIVEGLIKRKKYIYLCTNALKLEKALSQFTPSKYLTFSVHMDGPREEHDHAVCREGTYDIAVSAIKAALKQGFRVTTNTTLFDGAQPERIRGFFDEMMELGVEGMMLSPGYSYEKAPDQDHFLKRNQTYRLFREILSAPKKAWQFNQSPLFVEFLKGNYDLECTPWGNPTYNIFGWQKPCYLVDEGHTQTFAELLEEVEWDNYGTQSGNPKCANCMVHSGYEPSAVDATFSSLSGLVKTARLTLFGAPKQNRPLGDLDTDQRFDEAETPQRPERKPNELPVLQ; this is encoded by the coding sequence ATGAGTGTCCCAATCTCGCAAATGTGGACCGTCGCGTCGTACGTCCTCAAACAAAAGCTTCTCGGCCGCAAGCGTTACCCGCTGGTCCTGATGCTCGAACCACTCTTCCGCTGTAACCTGGCCTGTGCCGGCTGCGGCAAGATTCAGTTCCCGGTCGAGATCCTCCGTAAACAGCTCACCCCTGAGCAGTGCTTTCAGGCAGTCGATGAGTGCGGAGCCCCCATCGTCAGCATCCCAGGCGGCGAACCTCTGCTGCACCCGCAAATGCCGGAGATCGTCGAGGGACTGATTAAGCGTAAGAAGTACATCTATCTCTGCACGAACGCGCTGAAGCTCGAGAAGGCGCTCTCGCAGTTCACGCCGAGCAAGTACCTTACCTTTTCGGTTCACATGGACGGCCCGCGTGAAGAACACGACCACGCCGTCTGCCGGGAAGGAACGTACGACATCGCCGTCAGCGCGATCAAAGCGGCCCTCAAGCAAGGCTTCCGCGTCACGACCAACACTACGCTGTTCGATGGAGCCCAACCGGAACGGATTCGCGGCTTCTTCGACGAGATGATGGAACTCGGCGTCGAAGGGATGATGCTTTCCCCAGGCTACAGCTACGAGAAGGCCCCCGATCAGGATCACTTCCTCAAGCGAAATCAAACGTATCGCCTGTTTCGCGAGATTTTGTCCGCTCCGAAGAAGGCCTGGCAGTTCAATCAAAGCCCGCTGTTTGTTGAGTTCCTCAAAGGGAACTACGACCTCGAGTGCACTCCGTGGGGAAACCCTACCTACAACATCTTCGGCTGGCAGAAGCCATGTTACCTGGTCGACGAAGGGCACACGCAAACGTTTGCCGAGCTATTGGAAGAGGTCGAGTGGGACAACTACGGCACCCAAAGCGGCAACCCCAAGTGCGCCAACTGCATGGTCCATAGCGGTTACGAACCGAGCGCCGTCGATGCAACTTTCTCTTCACTGAGCGGACTGGTGAAAACGGCCAGGCTGACTCTGTTTGGGGCACCCAAGCAGAACCGCCCTCTCGGCGACTTGGATACAGATCAGCGTTTCGACGAAGCAGAGACGCCGCAGCGGCCTGAACGCAAACCCAACGAATTGCCGGTGCTGCAGTAA
- a CDS encoding terpene cyclase/mutase family protein: MMDGSSSLARDRRPDGDAAQRVGNAPTLSTAMERTSNWLLSQQATEGYWCAELEGDSILQSEYLLLLAWAGREQSDVAQRLSKKLLEQQREDGTWAQYPEAKIDISSSVKAYFALKLTGHKASADYMIKARDAILQAGGADAVNSFTRLYLALLGQIPMEICPAIPPEMILLPSWFPLNIYRMSSWSRTIFIPLAICWALRPVVDRSEECSIKELFIKQPHQWPELRCPGQEKAKGLFTWDRFFRTADRCLKKIEKLRLRPLRSRALKLCEKWILDRMPKSDGLGAIFPPILWSIVAFKALGYDDDHQAVRYCWDEIDKLMLHDEEAGTTRIQPCKSPVWDTTITLRALAAARHGADEPRMRKAIDWMLSKEVRDQGDWTNNVRCEPGGWYFEFNNEFYPDLDDTAMALMALQEQLAECGVSLEVHPGQSWENTTIVTTSNKVSADDAVSQAVLLDKVSGATKRALAWSAEMQNHDGGWGAFDKNNDAEFLCKVPFADHNAMIDPSWPDLSARVIEAYGLLGVNQNSRGKLGDVVRKAITYIRDNQYEDGSWFGRWGVNYVYGTWQCLVGLTAVGIPTDDEAVQRGAQWLIDTQQQSGAWGETCDSYENPNLKGIGTPTPSQTAWALLGLMAAGHEDSDAVRRGISYLLSTQKEDGTWDEEPYTGTGFPQVFYLRYHYYRIYFPLLALATWAKKSSETKEGSR; the protein is encoded by the coding sequence ATGATGGATGGATCCTCCTCACTCGCCCGAGATCGGCGACCCGATGGAGACGCCGCGCAGCGCGTCGGCAACGCTCCTACGCTTTCAACTGCCATGGAGCGCACCTCGAACTGGCTACTCTCCCAGCAAGCCACCGAAGGGTATTGGTGTGCCGAACTCGAAGGGGACTCGATCCTTCAAAGTGAGTACCTTTTGCTGCTGGCGTGGGCTGGCCGCGAACAATCGGACGTCGCCCAGCGTCTCTCTAAGAAGCTCCTTGAGCAACAGCGTGAAGACGGCACCTGGGCTCAGTACCCGGAAGCCAAGATCGACATCAGTTCGAGCGTCAAGGCATACTTCGCCCTGAAGCTCACCGGCCACAAGGCATCGGCCGACTATATGATCAAAGCCCGGGATGCCATCCTGCAAGCGGGCGGTGCCGACGCCGTGAACAGCTTCACTCGGCTGTACCTGGCCTTATTGGGTCAGATCCCCATGGAGATCTGCCCAGCCATTCCGCCGGAAATGATCCTGCTGCCCAGTTGGTTCCCGCTGAACATTTACCGCATGAGCAGTTGGTCGCGCACGATCTTCATTCCCCTGGCGATCTGCTGGGCATTGCGACCGGTCGTCGATCGCTCGGAAGAATGCTCGATCAAAGAACTGTTTATCAAGCAGCCCCACCAGTGGCCAGAACTTCGCTGCCCTGGCCAGGAAAAAGCGAAGGGTTTATTCACGTGGGATCGTTTCTTTCGCACGGCCGATCGTTGTTTGAAGAAAATCGAAAAGCTGCGACTTCGTCCCCTGCGATCACGTGCACTCAAGCTGTGCGAAAAGTGGATCCTCGATCGCATGCCCAAGAGTGACGGCCTGGGGGCGATTTTCCCGCCGATCCTTTGGAGCATCGTCGCTTTCAAGGCTCTCGGCTACGACGACGACCACCAAGCGGTAAGGTACTGCTGGGACGAGATCGACAAGCTGATGCTTCACGATGAAGAGGCCGGCACGACACGCATTCAGCCGTGCAAGAGCCCCGTCTGGGATACGACCATCACATTGCGTGCCTTGGCAGCTGCTCGCCATGGAGCCGACGAACCAAGAATGCGGAAAGCGATCGACTGGATGCTTTCCAAGGAAGTTCGCGACCAAGGGGACTGGACCAACAACGTCCGCTGCGAGCCTGGCGGCTGGTACTTCGAATTCAACAACGAGTTCTATCCCGATCTCGACGATACCGCGATGGCCTTGATGGCCCTGCAGGAGCAACTGGCCGAGTGCGGCGTTTCGTTGGAAGTGCACCCTGGTCAATCGTGGGAAAACACCACGATCGTCACCACCTCGAACAAGGTTTCGGCCGACGATGCCGTCAGTCAGGCCGTGCTGCTCGATAAGGTCTCCGGTGCCACCAAAAGGGCCCTGGCCTGGAGCGCCGAGATGCAGAACCACGACGGCGGCTGGGGCGCCTTCGATAAGAACAACGACGCCGAGTTTCTGTGTAAGGTCCCCTTCGCCGATCACAACGCCATGATCGATCCAAGCTGGCCAGACTTATCGGCCCGCGTGATTGAGGCGTACGGTCTGCTCGGCGTGAACCAAAACAGCCGCGGCAAGCTGGGGGACGTGGTTCGCAAAGCGATTACCTACATCCGCGACAATCAGTACGAAGATGGATCATGGTTTGGCCGCTGGGGGGTCAACTACGTCTATGGCACCTGGCAGTGTCTGGTAGGACTGACCGCGGTAGGGATTCCAACCGACGACGAGGCCGTCCAGCGTGGAGCCCAGTGGCTGATCGACACCCAGCAGCAGTCCGGTGCCTGGGGCGAAACGTGCGACAGCTACGAGAACCCCAACCTCAAAGGAATCGGCACGCCCACGCCATCGCAGACGGCCTGGGCGCTGTTGGGCCTGATGGCTGCTGGCCATGAAGATAGCGATGCCGTTCGCCGGGGGATCAGCTATCTCCTTTCGACGCAGAAGGAAGACGGTACCTGGGACGAAGAGCCTTACACCGGCACCGGTTTCCCCCAGGTCTTCTATCTCCGCTACCACTATTACCGCATCTACTTCCCACTGCTGGCCTTGGCCACGTGGGCCAAAAAATCGAGCGAAACGAAAGAAGGATCGCGATGA
- a CDS encoding glycosyltransferase family 39 protein encodes MPKDASSPWEAPLCVWIFIVGAIVYALWYLSVPMPWPAPQPGETAYLPTRGMLVQTGLLLLPESISLWFGGGEMPLGLLDRLGVILITAVMLLFSYALGEFLLVRLKLLDFFGRVDGIVMRLAIGLTIVSWATAVLGMCGLLDRPLAMVLSLAILFVALGAAWKKQLFAPREREVELEDPKTEQPEGESWWWLLAAAPLCLFIIGVSILPPYEYDVLEYHLLVPKEWHIIGQIRVLPNNVYSGMPMGAEMWALLPMVVLTGKQAWLTGALVGKLIIGLFTLLTAGLLYGAGKRLMGVWGGRAAAVAAIAVPWLTYQSGTGLVDGVWAFFTLAAAYPVLIVLNDPQKEGHRDGLAILSGLMAGMAFSVKYPALLVVVLPVFAFWVFAAGRDWRLLLMHVVAVTMVISPWLIRNTIDTGNPVFPLAGNVFPTDVRSEDQIEQWNRAHQVPINADGNRYSMSQLASGIMTPFGRSPWAGLAIVPLAICGLFSPSRKLVIPLVILLATCWIVWWGLSHRLERFLIPAIPLGCLLAGIGAQKIAPFIAGRVALRIWLGLSLFAALMLVNQTQSIKLDPRIFVSLDALAKSHTSGAIAYLNENVAPGDAVLVTGDAALFYLQPPVFYHTCFNDSTMTQLVNMTKEERQAHLAEANIAWIYVHWGEIERFRSPGNYGFPSDVTRDLFAQMESQGVLEPTEYQLGNPENPTVVIYRVLPASGP; translated from the coding sequence ATGCCGAAAGACGCTTCCTCTCCTTGGGAAGCACCGCTGTGCGTATGGATTTTCATCGTTGGAGCGATCGTTTACGCCCTGTGGTACCTCTCCGTTCCCATGCCATGGCCGGCACCTCAGCCAGGGGAAACGGCCTATCTGCCCACGCGTGGCATGCTGGTGCAGACTGGTCTTCTGTTGCTGCCGGAAAGTATCAGCTTGTGGTTTGGCGGGGGGGAAATGCCACTGGGTCTGCTGGATCGACTCGGGGTGATACTCATCACGGCGGTGATGCTGCTGTTCAGCTACGCCCTGGGTGAATTCCTGCTAGTCCGCCTGAAACTGCTCGATTTCTTTGGCCGCGTCGATGGTATCGTCATGCGGCTAGCGATCGGGCTGACGATCGTCTCGTGGGCAACCGCCGTGCTGGGGATGTGCGGTCTGCTAGATCGACCGCTTGCCATGGTCCTTTCGCTGGCCATTCTTTTCGTCGCGCTTGGGGCTGCCTGGAAGAAGCAACTCTTCGCACCACGCGAAAGGGAAGTGGAACTCGAAGACCCCAAAACGGAGCAGCCCGAGGGAGAATCGTGGTGGTGGCTGTTGGCTGCGGCTCCATTGTGTTTGTTCATCATTGGCGTTTCGATTCTGCCCCCATATGAATACGACGTACTGGAATATCACCTGCTGGTGCCCAAAGAGTGGCACATCATCGGCCAGATCCGCGTGCTGCCCAATAATGTTTACAGCGGCATGCCGATGGGTGCGGAAATGTGGGCCTTGCTGCCGATGGTCGTTCTGACTGGCAAACAGGCCTGGCTGACCGGGGCCTTAGTGGGCAAGTTGATCATCGGTCTGTTTACGCTGCTGACGGCTGGGCTTCTCTATGGAGCCGGGAAACGTTTGATGGGAGTGTGGGGTGGTCGCGCCGCGGCTGTTGCGGCAATTGCGGTTCCTTGGCTGACCTATCAAAGTGGAACCGGGCTGGTCGACGGGGTCTGGGCGTTCTTCACCCTGGCGGCGGCCTACCCGGTACTGATCGTCCTGAATGACCCACAGAAAGAAGGTCACCGCGACGGGCTGGCAATTCTCTCGGGTCTGATGGCCGGTATGGCGTTCAGTGTGAAGTACCCTGCCCTGCTGGTCGTGGTGCTGCCGGTCTTTGCGTTCTGGGTGTTTGCGGCTGGTCGCGACTGGCGTCTGCTGCTGATGCATGTGGTTGCGGTTACCATGGTCATTTCACCTTGGCTGATCCGCAACACGATCGATACCGGTAACCCTGTCTTTCCTTTGGCTGGAAATGTATTCCCAACCGACGTTCGCTCGGAAGATCAAATCGAGCAGTGGAATCGAGCCCACCAGGTTCCGATCAATGCGGATGGCAATCGCTATTCCATGAGCCAACTCGCAAGTGGAATCATGACGCCCTTTGGCCGTAGCCCCTGGGCAGGGCTGGCGATTGTTCCCCTGGCCATCTGCGGGCTCTTCTCCCCCAGTCGAAAGCTGGTCATCCCTTTGGTGATTCTGTTGGCCACGTGCTGGATTGTGTGGTGGGGGCTTTCGCATCGTCTGGAACGATTTCTCATCCCGGCGATTCCGTTGGGTTGCCTGCTGGCTGGCATCGGAGCTCAGAAGATTGCTCCGTTTATAGCGGGACGAGTGGCATTGCGCATTTGGCTGGGGCTGAGTCTCTTCGCCGCGCTGATGCTGGTGAATCAAACGCAGTCGATCAAGCTCGATCCGCGAATCTTCGTTTCGCTCGATGCGCTGGCAAAATCTCACACTTCCGGGGCAATCGCTTATTTGAATGAGAACGTCGCCCCAGGCGATGCCGTCCTAGTAACGGGAGATGCGGCACTTTTTTACTTACAGCCTCCGGTCTTCTATCACACCTGCTTCAACGACTCGACCATGACGCAATTGGTCAATATGACCAAAGAAGAGCGCCAGGCTCATTTAGCAGAAGCCAACATCGCTTGGATCTATGTACACTGGGGCGAAATCGAGCGATTCCGTAGTCCCGGGAATTATGGCTTTCCGAGTGACGTCACCCGAGATTTGTTTGCGCAAATGGAAAGTCAGGGCGTTCTGGAGCCAACCGAGTATCAATTGGGCAATCCAGAGAACCCCACGGTCGTCATTTATCGTGTTCTACCGGCCAGCGGCCCGTAG
- a CDS encoding dihydrodipicolinate synthase family protein — protein sequence MAASPSRLSGIFTPNIVPLDTHGDIHEAELRRYVDWLIEKGVHGLYPNGSTGEFLRFTVEERRRIIAIIADQTRGRVPILAGAAEANVKETLKACEAYHEMGCRAVAIVSPFYYKLSPSAVYAYFKEIGDNTPIDVTLYNIPMFASPIDVPTVRRLAEECPRVVAIKDSSGDLPHMMRMISAVRPVRPDFSFMTGWDAALMPMLLIGCDGGTNATSGVVPEITRRLYDLTLLGRIDEARDLQYRLLTLFDAMIQNCEFPEGFRAALALRGFKPGSGRQPQSPSQKLEVEILRKELQCLLSAEGFVNEPVGGCPAGQTSANPDDVARIVAGVVEELRRLGLAT from the coding sequence ATGGCCGCCTCCCCATCGCGACTTTCCGGAATCTTCACCCCCAATATCGTTCCCCTGGATACTCATGGTGATATTCACGAGGCCGAACTGCGGCGCTACGTCGACTGGTTGATCGAAAAGGGAGTTCACGGGCTCTATCCCAACGGCTCGACCGGTGAGTTCCTGCGATTCACCGTGGAAGAGCGTCGCCGGATCATCGCGATCATCGCCGATCAAACCCGAGGGCGCGTCCCGATCCTCGCCGGTGCCGCTGAAGCCAACGTCAAGGAAACACTCAAAGCGTGCGAAGCCTACCACGAGATGGGCTGCCGCGCAGTGGCGATCGTTTCGCCGTTTTACTACAAGCTGAGCCCCTCGGCCGTATACGCCTACTTCAAGGAAATCGGCGACAATACACCCATCGACGTGACGCTATACAACATTCCGATGTTCGCCTCGCCGATCGACGTGCCAACCGTTCGCCGCCTGGCCGAAGAGTGCCCGCGGGTTGTGGCGATCAAGGATTCGTCTGGCGACTTGCCACACATGATGCGAATGATTTCGGCCGTTCGTCCCGTGCGTCCTGACTTCAGTTTCATGACCGGCTGGGATGCGGCCCTGATGCCCATGCTGCTGATCGGTTGCGATGGCGGTACCAATGCGACCAGCGGCGTCGTTCCGGAGATCACGCGCCGTCTGTACGACCTGACGCTGCTGGGACGAATCGACGAAGCCCGCGACCTGCAGTACCGGCTGCTGACGCTTTTCGACGCAATGATCCAGAACTGCGAGTTCCCCGAAGGTTTCCGCGCCGCACTCGCACTGCGCGGCTTCAAGCCTGGTAGCGGCCGCCAGCCGCAATCCCCCAGCCAGAAGTTGGAAGTGGAGATCCTCCGCAAGGAACTGCAGTGCCTGCTCTCGGCCGAAGGCTTCGTGAACGAGCCGGTGGGTGGCTGCCCGGCCGGTCAAACCTCGGCCAATCCCGACGACGTGGCACGCATTGTTGCCGGTGTTGTGGAAGAACTGCGACGTTTGGGACTGGCGACGTAG
- a CDS encoding tetratricopeptide repeat protein translates to MRQALNDGDEDRVEEILSAYLAEHPDSVEALRGRGGMYAVLGEMDQALEDLNRALKIAPDDGVALNNRALVFKEMNRKDEAIADYEKAIVCGFDEASLRNNLAILYSSTDRKQKAVEHYGEAIRFDPSDVVFYLNRGACLVDLGEIDPGIADFTSAITLAPNDYRAYALRYNAYVEKGELDKARPDGEKAHQLNPDWKMWASADPSSADNTQIQED, encoded by the coding sequence GTGAGGCAAGCACTCAACGACGGTGATGAAGATCGAGTCGAAGAGATCCTTTCTGCTTACCTTGCCGAGCATCCCGATAGCGTGGAAGCACTTCGGGGTCGGGGTGGCATGTACGCCGTGTTGGGCGAAATGGATCAAGCATTGGAAGATCTGAACCGAGCGTTGAAGATTGCCCCGGATGATGGCGTTGCCTTGAACAATCGAGCTCTTGTATTCAAGGAGATGAACCGCAAGGATGAGGCCATCGCAGATTACGAAAAGGCCATTGTCTGCGGTTTTGACGAAGCCAGCTTGCGCAACAATCTTGCCATTCTTTACTCTTCAACCGACAGGAAACAGAAAGCGGTTGAACACTATGGGGAAGCGATTCGCTTTGATCCCTCGGACGTCGTATTCTATCTGAACCGTGGCGCGTGCCTGGTAGACCTGGGAGAAATCGACCCAGGAATCGCGGACTTTACCTCGGCCATTACTTTGGCTCCAAATGATTATCGGGCTTACGCGTTGCGATACAACGCCTACGTTGAAAAGGGGGAGTTGGACAAAGCGCGACCCGACGGAGAGAAGGCTCATCAACTAAACCCCGATTGGAAGATGTGGGCGAGTGCCGATCCTTCTTCTGCCGACAACACGCAAATTCAGGAAGACTGA